The proteins below are encoded in one region of Clostridium estertheticum:
- the larC gene encoding nickel pincer cofactor biosynthesis protein LarC, with protein MKILYYDCFSGISGDMNLGALLDLGIDEKYLINELGKLNLKGYEIKVSRDIRKGIEGTKVDVLLQEHNHEHSHEEVSELHHHDHHHDDAHGEHNNEHIHNDNEGAHTHVHANIEHIHKDQRNLNDIEKIINLSELSSKVKELSMKIFMKVALAEAKVHGKPLYEIHFHEVGAVDSIVDIVGAAICLNYLNVDKIMSSSVELGGGFVKCAHGLIPVPAPATVEILKGIPVKLGAVPFETTTPTGAAILAANVKEFKDDNNFIINKIGYGIGNRDTEIPNVLRVMLVEEVDKVKEEYDDETVEQIIECNIDDMNPELYEYIIDMVFNEGALDAYITPIIMKKGRPSVKISILCEEDKTTRMKEILFRETTTLGVRSFKVDKTKLKREFIKVNTSYGEVTVKESYYKGEKIKSKFEYEECKRIAKSTGVPISEVYEKLRNEI; from the coding sequence ATGAAAATACTTTATTATGATTGTTTTTCGGGTATTAGTGGGGATATGAATTTAGGGGCATTACTAGATTTAGGTATAGATGAAAAATATTTAATAAATGAGTTAGGCAAGCTTAATTTAAAAGGATATGAAATAAAAGTATCAAGGGATATTAGAAAAGGCATAGAGGGAACCAAGGTAGATGTGCTTTTACAAGAGCATAACCATGAACATTCCCATGAGGAAGTTAGTGAGTTACATCATCATGACCACCATCACGATGATGCTCATGGTGAACATAATAATGAACATATCCACAATGACAATGAAGGCGCTCATACGCATGTGCATGCAAATATTGAGCATATCCATAAGGATCAAAGAAATCTTAATGATATAGAGAAAATTATAAATTTAAGTGAGTTAAGTTCTAAAGTTAAAGAATTAAGTATGAAAATATTTATGAAGGTTGCGCTAGCTGAGGCAAAGGTTCATGGAAAACCATTATATGAAATCCATTTTCATGAGGTAGGAGCGGTAGATTCTATAGTGGATATAGTGGGAGCTGCTATTTGTTTAAATTATTTAAATGTTGATAAAATAATGAGTTCTTCTGTAGAACTTGGTGGTGGGTTCGTTAAGTGTGCTCATGGTCTTATACCAGTTCCAGCGCCTGCTACTGTTGAGATTTTGAAGGGGATTCCAGTAAAACTTGGAGCAGTACCATTTGAAACTACAACCCCTACTGGAGCTGCAATTCTTGCAGCTAACGTTAAGGAATTTAAAGATGATAATAATTTTATTATAAATAAAATTGGTTATGGCATAGGGAACAGAGATACTGAAATACCTAATGTATTAAGAGTCATGTTAGTAGAGGAAGTAGATAAAGTAAAAGAGGAATATGATGATGAAACAGTTGAGCAAATCATTGAATGTAATATAGATGATATGAATCCTGAGTTATATGAGTATATTATTGATATGGTTTTTAACGAGGGCGCTTTGGATGCATATATAACTCCAATTATAATGAAAAAAGGGAGACCAAGCGTAAAAATAAGTATTTTATGTGAGGAAGATAAAACTACCAGGATGAAGGAAATACTGTTTAGAGAAACTACTACCCTTGGAGTAAGAAGTTTTAAAGTAGATAAAACAAAACTTAAAAGAGAGTTTATTAAAGTAAATACTAGTTACGGCGAAGTTACCGTAAAAGAATCTTACTATAAAGGTGAAAAAATAAAAAGCAAGTTTGAATATGAAGAATGCAAGAGAATAGCTAAAAGTACCGGGGTACCTATAAGTGAAGTATACGAGAAATTAAGAAATGAAATATAA
- a CDS encoding glycosyltransferase family 4 protein, which produces MNIGIFTDAYYPQVSGVVTSTMILRNELIRLGHSVTIVTVTHPDVEEKEGIIRLPSLPFFLLPSQRVGIIYSHKIMNKIKKLDLDIIHTQTEFSIGIFGRIVARRLGIPVVHTYHTMYEDYIHYVSSGIMLKPASQFAKKVSKLYCRDCSAIIVPTQKVKDALQQYGLRRHIDVIPTGVNIEPFKKSNFDEDLINDEKKSFGINETQPVVLYIGRIAKEKSIDVIINSMNELIRKIPNCKLLLVGDGPERENLETLAKHLGIEKSVVFAGEKPWSEIGKYYQMGDVFVGASLTETQGLTFAEAMAAQIPVVAKYDKNLDGIIKDRINGRVFYKDEDLAEILSEVLINKEEHDSMVKNAYDGIEPLSSKCFGENVEKIYMEVEKQSCMLQNQKVT; this is translated from the coding sequence ATGAATATTGGAATTTTTACTGATGCTTATTATCCGCAAGTAAGTGGAGTGGTTACTTCTACTATGATACTAAGAAATGAATTGATTAGACTTGGACATAGCGTAACTATTGTTACAGTTACACACCCGGATGTAGAGGAGAAGGAAGGTATAATAAGATTACCTAGTTTGCCATTCTTTCTTTTACCTTCTCAAAGGGTGGGGATAATATATTCACATAAAATTATGAACAAGATAAAAAAACTAGACTTAGATATAATACATACACAAACAGAATTTAGTATAGGTATCTTTGGGAGAATAGTTGCTAGAAGATTAGGTATTCCTGTAGTTCACACTTATCATACAATGTATGAAGATTATATCCATTATGTGTCTAGTGGTATAATGCTTAAGCCTGCATCACAATTCGCAAAAAAGGTAAGTAAGCTATACTGTAGAGATTGCAGTGCTATAATAGTACCTACCCAAAAGGTGAAAGATGCATTGCAGCAGTATGGCTTAAGAAGACATATAGATGTAATACCTACAGGCGTTAATATAGAACCCTTCAAAAAAAGCAACTTTGATGAAGATCTTATTAACGATGAAAAAAAATCTTTTGGAATAAATGAAACCCAACCAGTTGTATTATATATTGGGCGTATAGCTAAGGAAAAAAGTATAGATGTAATTATAAATAGTATGAATGAACTAATTCGAAAAATACCAAATTGTAAATTGCTTCTTGTTGGTGATGGACCAGAGCGTGAAAATTTAGAAACGTTAGCTAAACATTTAGGTATTGAGAAATCTGTAGTATTTGCTGGTGAAAAACCTTGGTCAGAAATTGGGAAGTATTATCAGATGGGGGATGTGTTTGTAGGCGCATCTCTTACAGAGACACAAGGATTAACTTTTGCAGAAGCTATGGCGGCACAAATTCCTGTTGTAGCTAAGTACGATAAGAACTTGGATGGTATAATCAAAGATAGAATTAATGGAAGAGTATTTTATAAAGATGAAGACTTAGCCGAAATATTATCTGAAGTTTTAATTAATAAAGAGGAACATGATTCAATGGTAAAAAATGCTTATGATGGAATAGAGCCATTATCTTCTAAGTGTTTTGGTGAAAATGTTGAGAAAATTTATATGGAAGTTGAAAAACAAAGCTGTATGTTACAAAATCAAAAAGTGACATAA
- the larB gene encoding nickel pincer cofactor biosynthesis protein LarB encodes MNSKEMENFLKNIKNGDISIEDGMDKLKDLSYSDLGFAKIDNHRELRVGYPEVIYCEGKTVKQIKGIVSLMLTKDVNILGTRATKVMYEGVKEICGDAQYNELARTIVIKRKETEPSSTYIALVTGGTSDIPVAEEAAVTAEIFGNKVERIYDVGVAGIHRLFDNLDVIRRAKVIITVAGMEGALTSVVGGLVDKPVIAVPTSVGYGASFKGLAALLSMLNSCSSGVSVVNIDNGFGAGYLASIINKL; translated from the coding sequence ATGAATTCAAAAGAGATGGAGAACTTTCTTAAAAACATAAAAAATGGTGATATATCTATTGAAGATGGTATGGATAAGTTAAAAGATCTGTCTTATTCAGATTTAGGATTTGCAAAAATAGATAATCATAGAGAACTTAGAGTTGGGTATCCAGAAGTTATATATTGTGAAGGCAAAACCGTTAAGCAGATAAAAGGAATAGTAAGTCTAATGCTTACTAAGGATGTTAACATTCTTGGTACAAGGGCTACCAAGGTTATGTATGAAGGTGTTAAAGAAATATGTGGTGATGCCCAGTATAATGAACTTGCAAGAACAATTGTAATTAAAAGAAAGGAAACTGAACCATCGAGTACATACATTGCACTAGTAACAGGAGGAACGTCTGATATACCTGTTGCGGAAGAGGCCGCTGTTACTGCTGAAATTTTTGGGAATAAAGTTGAGAGGATTTATGATGTAGGTGTAGCGGGTATTCATAGACTTTTTGACAATTTAGACGTTATAAGGCGCGCTAAGGTAATTATAACTGTGGCAGGGATGGAAGGAGCACTAACAAGCGTTGTTGGAGGCTTAGTTGATAAACCAGTTATAGCTGTTCCAACAAGTGTAGGGTACGGAGCTAGCTTTAAAGGGCTTGCTGCATTACTTAGTATGCTAAATAGTTGCTCTAGTGGAGTCAGTGTTGTTAATATAGACAATGGTTTTGGAGCGGGATATTTAGCAAGTATTATAAATAAGTTATAA
- a CDS encoding glycosyltransferase family 4 protein has protein sequence MPTINMLSSADKVKGQGVGSAYLEQVDLVRNGLDKEYKVVVNKKERTDIMHYHTIDLKHYLSIYFAKRKGVTVGYVHFLPETIEGSIKLPNIIKNIFYKYIISFYKKMDYLVTVNPNFIPRLEAYNIDRKKITYIPNFVSTEKFYNLSIEKKYIAKEKLKIDRDAFVVLGVGQIQTRKGVIDFIDIAKKMPDVQFIWAGGFSFGGITDGYKELKSKMETAPKNILFTGIVDRDLMNDIYNVSDVLFMPSYNELFPMSILEAMNTSTPVLLRDLELYEDILFDYYLKEHDNKGFMKAIQKLKNDSDYYEQAKKKAIRGHNFYSRESVLGMWKSFYKKVWLKKDK, from the coding sequence ATGCCTACTATAAATATGCTGTCATCAGCGGATAAAGTAAAAGGTCAAGGAGTAGGGTCAGCTTACTTAGAACAAGTAGATTTAGTCAGGAATGGATTAGATAAAGAATATAAAGTTGTGGTAAATAAAAAAGAAAGAACCGATATAATGCATTATCATACTATCGACCTTAAGCATTATTTAAGTATATATTTTGCTAAAAGAAAAGGTGTAACAGTTGGTTATGTGCATTTTTTGCCAGAAACTATTGAAGGAAGTATTAAATTACCTAATATAATAAAAAATATTTTTTATAAATATATTATAAGCTTTTATAAAAAAATGGATTATTTAGTTACAGTGAATCCTAATTTTATACCAAGGCTTGAGGCTTACAATATCGATAGAAAAAAAATTACGTATATTCCTAACTTTGTTTCAACTGAAAAATTTTATAATCTTTCAATTGAAAAGAAATATATAGCGAAAGAAAAACTGAAAATTGATAGAGATGCGTTTGTTGTGCTTGGAGTTGGTCAAATACAAACCAGAAAAGGTGTTATTGATTTTATTGACATCGCAAAAAAAATGCCGGATGTACAATTTATCTGGGCAGGTGGATTTTCTTTTGGAGGTATTACCGATGGATATAAGGAATTAAAAAGTAAAATGGAGACTGCACCTAAAAATATTTTATTCACAGGAATAGTTGATAGAGATTTGATGAATGATATATATAATGTATCGGATGTTCTTTTTATGCCGTCATATAATGAGCTTTTTCCTATGTCAATACTTGAAGCGATGAATACATCTACTCCGGTACTTTTAAGAGATCTAGAACTTTATGAAGATATATTATTTGACTATTACTTAAAAGAGCACGATAATAAAGGTTTCATGAAGGCTATACAAAAATTAAAAAATGATTCGGATTATTATGAACAGGCTAAAAAAAAGGCGATTCGTGGGCACAATTTTTATTCTAGAGAAAGCGTACTTGGTATGTGGAAAAGTTTTTATAAAAAGGTATGGCTAAAAAAGGATAAGTAA